One genomic segment of Aquipluma nitroreducens includes these proteins:
- a CDS encoding dihydroneopterin aldolase: MALIRVKNLLLRTYIGFNPEEIANMQDVVINIEIEADIPEEALLADEPDGIYNYKTTTKQIIGLVQEKRFKLLEVLTKNILDLIMTDERVSWARVEVDKPHALRFAESVSFEMEAER, translated from the coding sequence ATGGCTTTAATCCGAGTGAAAAATTTACTCTTGCGCACTTATATTGGGTTTAATCCTGAAGAAATTGCCAATATGCAGGATGTTGTTATCAACATCGAAATTGAGGCCGATATTCCGGAAGAAGCGTTGCTTGCTGACGAACCAGATGGCATTTACAATTATAAAACTACGACGAAACAGATTATCGGGTTGGTTCAGGAGAAACGGTTTAAATTGCTTGAGGTTCTTACCAAAAATATTCTCGATCTCATCATGACCGACGAGCGTGTGAGCTGGGCCCGCGTTGAAGTTGACAAGCCTCACGCTCTGCGTTTTGCCGAATCTGTTTCGTTCGAGATGGAGGCTGAGAGGTGA
- the folK gene encoding 2-amino-4-hydroxy-6-hydroxymethyldihydropteridine diphosphokinase, with the protein MNDCIIGIGSNIEAERNIAEMLRLLAAEVDIVQVSQMVQTKPIGIAEQADYTNGAVRIRTEMSLETLSLYLKMLEDRMGRDRSQKKFGPRNIDLDILIWNDSIVDPDYYTRDFLRKSAHELGYESKS; encoded by the coding sequence ATGAACGATTGTATTATTGGAATTGGTTCGAACATTGAGGCTGAAAGGAATATTGCGGAGATGCTCAGACTTTTAGCTGCAGAAGTCGATATTGTTCAGGTATCGCAGATGGTTCAAACGAAACCAATTGGTATAGCAGAACAGGCCGATTATACAAATGGCGCCGTCCGGATCAGGACAGAAATGAGTTTGGAAACACTATCTTTGTACCTGAAGATGTTGGAAGACCGGATGGGACGCGACCGAAGTCAGAAGAAATTTGGTCCCCGAAACATCGATCTCGACATTCTGATTTGGAATGATTCAATTGTTGATCCGGATTATTATACCCGCGATTTCCTTCGGAAGTCGGCTCATGAATTGGGTTATGAAAGCAAAAGTTAA
- a CDS encoding SDR family NAD(P)-dependent oxidoreductase → MNKTALITGAARRIGKAMAQHLASQGWNIAIHYNRSELEARQFCDELVGAYPNQQFEIFKANLNLPNEVELLIPQVIQKMQVIDLLINNASVFEPAQLGDTTTEFLDRQMNVNFKAPFILMHDFAKSFKSGVIVNFVDTRIVTNQSNFAAYSISKKALWELTKMAALEFGPDIRVNAIAPGLTLPPEEKGEDYLLKLAEKIAMKRPGGLEPILKSLDFILNNDYLTGQLLFCDGGENLGLTK, encoded by the coding sequence ATGAATAAAACAGCATTGATTACCGGAGCTGCAAGGAGGATAGGGAAGGCAATGGCTCAACATTTGGCGAGTCAGGGGTGGAATATAGCGATTCATTACAACAGATCTGAGCTTGAAGCCCGGCAGTTTTGTGATGAGTTGGTCGGTGCGTACCCCAATCAGCAATTTGAAATATTCAAAGCCAATCTGAATCTGCCGAATGAGGTTGAACTGCTGATTCCGCAGGTCATTCAGAAAATGCAGGTCATTGATTTACTGATTAACAATGCGTCGGTTTTTGAACCAGCCCAATTAGGCGATACGACTACAGAATTCCTTGATCGCCAGATGAATGTCAATTTCAAAGCGCCGTTTATTTTAATGCACGATTTTGCAAAGTCGTTTAAGTCAGGCGTTATTGTCAACTTTGTTGATACCCGGATTGTTACTAACCAATCGAACTTTGCTGCATACTCCATTTCGAAAAAAGCGCTTTGGGAATTGACCAAAATGGCTGCGCTCGAATTTGGACCTGATATCAGGGTTAATGCCATTGCACCTGGATTAACTCTTCCACCAGAAGAAAAAGGAGAAGATTATCTTTTGAAACTGGCCGAAAAGATAGCAATGAAACGCCCCGGAGGATTGGAACCTATTCTGAAAAGTCTCGATTTTATTCTGAATAATGACTATTTAACCGGACAGCTTTTGTTTTGCGACGGAGGCGAAAATTTGGGTTTAACGAAATAA